The Methanosphaera stadtmanae DSM 3091 genome includes a window with the following:
- a CDS encoding ribonuclease HIII has product MKSVKLSNSEIKSFMEKTSTFHHLNPKQYESIRIKDGDVFFVLYNSGKLVYNDTRGCLSILDDILEKRDYFKENSFGKNENSIYNNTISMKKYQYIIGSDETGKGEWYGPLVVCAVCTSNDDILKLKSIGVKDSKKLSTKEIFSLYEKIEKLNITYEVIVLKPFSYNKLYTKFTNENKNLNHLLAHLHYKVINQLLTKINTTDVLVIIDKFDYKKMNQYLDINPKIDVIQETNGEKYIPVATSSIIAKYYYEKTLKEIEERYNINRKIKPKNIEKDIIDKVAKTHFKNIKPYT; this is encoded by the coding sequence ATGAAATCAGTTAAATTATCAAATAGTGAAATTAAATCTTTTATGGAAAAAACCAGTACATTTCATCATTTAAATCCAAAACAATATGAGAGTATTCGTATTAAAGATGGTGATGTTTTTTTTGTTTTATATAATTCTGGTAAACTTGTTTATAATGATACAAGGGGATGTTTATCTATTTTAGATGATATTTTAGAAAAGAGGGATTATTTTAAAGAGAATTCATTTGGAAAAAATGAAAATTCTATTTATAATAATACTATTTCTATGAAGAAGTATCAGTATATTATAGGTTCTGATGAAACTGGTAAAGGTGAATGGTATGGACCATTAGTTGTGTGTGCTGTATGTACATCAAATGATGATATTTTAAAATTAAAAAGTATTGGTGTTAAGGATAGTAAGAAATTATCAACAAAGGAAATATTTTCATTATATGAAAAAATAGAAAAACTAAATATAACATATGAAGTAATAGTTCTAAAACCATTTAGCTACAATAAACTATACACTAAATTCACAAATGAAAACAAAAACCTCAATCATCTACTAGCACATCTTCATTATAAGGTAATAAATCAATTACTTACAAAAATTAACACAACTGATGTACTTGTAATTATTGATAAATTTGATTATAAGAAGATGAATCAGTATCTTGACATAAATCCAAAAATAGATGTAATACAAGAGACTAATGGAGAAAAATATATTCCAGTAGCAACAAGTAGTATTATTGCCAAGTATTATTATGAAAAAACATTAAAAGAAATAGAAGAAAGATATAATATTAATAGAAAGATAAAACCCAAAAACATAGAAAAAGATATAATAGATAAAGTTGCAAAAACACACTTTAAAAATATTAAACCATACACATAA
- the argB gene encoding acetylglutamate kinase — translation MVDQEQFDISNVLIEALPYIKKFHNKKIMIKYGGHAMIDENAMSSTARDTVLLKYVGMQPIVVHGGGPEISRSMDKMGKEPKFIGGLRVTDKETMEIVKMVLVGKINTEIVSKLGFHGGKSVGISGKDSYLVEASRKGLTKVKHENGEVLEVDLGYVGKIDRVNKQLVDDLTNNNYIPVISPLGIDDDGNTLNLNADTVAGSIASEVNAEKLIVLTDVPGILTDPDDPESMIRRIRTDELKELIKDGIITGGMIPKVETCINAVENGVKTAHILDGRLNHSILLEIFTKHGIGTMVRE, via the coding sequence ATGGTTGATCAAGAACAATTCGATATTAGTAATGTTTTAATTGAAGCATTACCCTACATAAAAAAGTTTCATAATAAAAAAATCATGATTAAGTATGGTGGTCATGCAATGATTGATGAGAATGCTATGAGTTCCACAGCACGAGATACTGTACTTCTTAAATATGTTGGTATGCAACCTATTGTTGTTCATGGTGGAGGTCCAGAAATTTCCAGATCCATGGATAAAATGGGTAAAGAACCTAAATTTATTGGTGGTTTAAGAGTTACAGATAAAGAAACTATGGAGATTGTTAAAATGGTTTTGGTGGGTAAAATCAACACTGAAATTGTTTCTAAACTTGGATTCCATGGTGGAAAGAGTGTTGGTATTTCTGGTAAAGATAGTTATCTTGTTGAAGCATCAAGAAAAGGACTTACTAAGGTTAAACATGAGAATGGTGAAGTTTTAGAAGTTGATTTAGGTTATGTTGGTAAGATTGACAGGGTAAATAAACAACTTGTTGATGATTTAACTAACAACAATTATATACCTGTTATTTCACCTTTAGGAATTGATGATGATGGAAATACTCTTAATTTGAATGCTGATACTGTTGCAGGTTCTATTGCATCTGAGGTTAATGCTGAAAAGCTTATTGTACTTACTGATGTTCCTGGTATTTTAACAGATCCTGATGATCCTGAGAGTATGATTAGACGTATTCGTACTGATGAATTGAAGGAACTTATTAAGGATGGTATTATTACTGGAGGTATGATTCCTAAGGTAGAAACTTGTATTAATGCTGTTGAAAATGGTGTTAAAACTGCTCATATTCTTGATGGTAGACTTAATCATTCTATTTTATTAGAAATCTTCACAAAACATGGAATAGGTACAATGGTACGTGAATAA